A region from the Bos indicus isolate NIAB-ARS_2022 breed Sahiwal x Tharparkar chromosome 14, NIAB-ARS_B.indTharparkar_mat_pri_1.0, whole genome shotgun sequence genome encodes:
- the RIDA gene encoding 2-iminobutanoate/2-iminopropanoate deaminase, with the protein MSSLVRKIISTAKAPAAIGPYSQAVLVDRTIYISGQLGMDPASGQLVPGGVAEEAKQALTNIGEILKAAGCDFTNVVKATVLLADINDFSTVNDVYKQYFQSSFPARAAYQVAALPKGGRVEIEAIAVQGPLTTASL; encoded by the exons ATGTCGTCTCTGGTCAGAAAGATAATCAGCACCGCGAAAGCCCCCGCGGCCATTGGTCCCTACAG TCAGGCTGTGTTAGTCGACAGGACCATTTACATTTCAGGACAACTAGGCATGGACCCTGCAAGTGGACAGCTTGTGCCAGGAGGGGTGGCAGAAGAGGCTAAACAG GCTCTTACAAACATAGGTGAAATTCTGAAAGCAGCAGGCTGTGACTTCACGAATG TGGTAAAAGCAACTGTTTTGCTGGCTGATATAAATGACTTCAGTACTGTCAACGATGTCTACAAACAAT aTTTCCAGAGTAGTTTTCCTGCGAGAGCTGCTTACCAGGTTGCTGCTTTGCCCAAA GGAGGCCGTGTTGAGATCGAAGCAATAGCTGTGCAAGGACCTCTCACGACAGCATCACTCTAA
- the ERICH5 gene encoding glutamate-rich protein 5 isoform X2: protein MGCSSSALNKAGDGNRLRSATEESESCFVQPKPRALGRESTLCGKVQKESLPPLDKLKISAVSTANGVQSLPEQPLAKEAADPPGATEETQPLQGLKGSEPPQPGGKDGAPGAEGKEEDVEAVTEAPPLKGSAETEPLGAEAENQPLITAGERDSTGAVEGTEDPQAAGEMAPLGTAERVPLEAAREPGSQEAGGKGEQSQLPETVPKETESPEILEGSQPVETAEPQQLQETVGENEQSQPLETVPKENASLEVSDGSQSVGAEGKKQLQETLGGNEQSQLRETIPGEHGGPEVSDGSQSVGAEEEKRLQEMLGKDEQPQLRETVPREHGGPEVSDASQSVETAVKADSLHKAPEGPGNMEKIQPERTVESMEHPAGILETGAKVEMARKIHTNEEDQHIEGETGETVETEMESEKVSEGAETKEEETGEAMDLSAATQIGM, encoded by the exons CCACAGAAGAAAGTGAGTCCTGCTTTGTCCAGCCAAAACCACGTGCACTGGGAAGAGAATCTACTTTGTGTGGCAAAGTACAAAAGGAAAGCCTTCCTCCATTAGACAAGCTCAAGATCTCAGCCGTGTCCACAGCTAATGGTGTTCAGTCCCTCCCTGAACAGCCCCTGGCAAAGGAGGCTGCAGACCCACCAGGAGCCACAGAGGAAACTCAGCCTCTGCAGGGACTGAAGGGGTCTGAGCCACCTCAACCAGGTGGCAAAGATGGTGCTCCAGgagcagaaggaaaggaagaggatgtggaagcagtgacagaggcTCCGCCTTTGAAAGGAAGTGCTGAGACTGAACCTTTAGGAGCGGAAGCCGAGAATCAGCCTTTGATAACAGCGGGAGAGAGGGACTCTACTGGAGCAGTGGAAGGTACTGAGGATCCACAAGCTGCCGGAGAGATGGCGCCTCTAGGAACAGCTGAGAGAGTTCCTCTGGAAGCAGCCAGAGAGCCAGGATCTCAAGAAGCTGGGGGAAAGGGTGAACAGTCCCAACTCCCAGAGACAGTTCCCAAGGAGACAGAATCTCCGGAGATACTGGAAGGTAGTCAGCCTGTGGAAACAGCGGAGCCGCAGCAACTTCAAGAAACAGTTGGAGAAAATGAGCAGTCCCAACCTCTAGAAACAGTTCCCAAAGAGAATGCATCTCTGGAAGTGTCGGACGGAAGTCAGTCTGTGGGAGCCGAGGGCAAAAAGCAACTTCAGGAGACGCTAGGGGGAAATGAGCAGTCTCAGCTTCGAGAGACGATTCCCGGAGAGCATGGCGGACCGGAAGTGTCGGATGGAAGTCAGTCTGTGGGAGCCGAGGAAGAGAAGCGACTTCAGGAAATGCTGGGGAAAGATGAGCAGCCCCAGCTTCGAGAGACGGTTCCCAGAGAGCATGGCGGACCGGAAGTGTCGGACGCAAGTCAGTCTGTGGAGACAGCTGTAAAGGCTGATTCACTCCATAAAGCTCCCGAAGGTCCTGGGAACATGGAGAAGATCCAACCTGAAAGAACAGTTGAAAGCATGGAACATCCGGCAGGAATTCTAGAGACAGGGGCAAAGGTGGAAATGGCCAGGAAAATTCACACTAACGAAGAGGACCAACACATTGAAG GTGAGACAGGAGAAACGGTTGAAACAGagatggagagtgagaaagtcAGTGAAGGGGctgaaacaaaagaagaagaaacaggagaAGCCATGGATCTTTCAGCAGCCACGCAGATAG GCATGTAG
- the ERICH5 gene encoding glutamate-rich protein 5 isoform X1, translated as MGCSSSALNKAGDGNRLRSATEESESCFVQPKPRALGRESTLCGKVQKESLPPLDKLKISAVSTANGVQSLPEQPLAKEAADPPGATEETQPLQGLKGSEPPQPGGKDGAPGAEGKEEDVEAVTEAPPLKGSAETEPLGAEAENQPLITAGERDSTGAVEGTEDPQAAGEMAPLGTAERVPLEAAREPGSQEAGGKGEQSQLPETVPKETESPEILEGSQPVETAEPQQLQETVGENEQSQPLETVPKENASLEVSDGSQSVGAEGKKQLQETLGGNEQSQLRETIPGEHGGPEVSDGSQSVGAEEEKRLQEMLGKDEQPQLRETVPREHGGPEVSDASQSVETAVKADSLHKAPEGPGNMEKIQPERTVESMEHPAGILETGAKVEMARKIHTNEEDQHIEGETGETVETEMESEKVSEGAETKEEETGEAMDLSAATQIGMDGRVKGHSML; from the exons CCACAGAAGAAAGTGAGTCCTGCTTTGTCCAGCCAAAACCACGTGCACTGGGAAGAGAATCTACTTTGTGTGGCAAAGTACAAAAGGAAAGCCTTCCTCCATTAGACAAGCTCAAGATCTCAGCCGTGTCCACAGCTAATGGTGTTCAGTCCCTCCCTGAACAGCCCCTGGCAAAGGAGGCTGCAGACCCACCAGGAGCCACAGAGGAAACTCAGCCTCTGCAGGGACTGAAGGGGTCTGAGCCACCTCAACCAGGTGGCAAAGATGGTGCTCCAGgagcagaaggaaaggaagaggatgtggaagcagtgacagaggcTCCGCCTTTGAAAGGAAGTGCTGAGACTGAACCTTTAGGAGCGGAAGCCGAGAATCAGCCTTTGATAACAGCGGGAGAGAGGGACTCTACTGGAGCAGTGGAAGGTACTGAGGATCCACAAGCTGCCGGAGAGATGGCGCCTCTAGGAACAGCTGAGAGAGTTCCTCTGGAAGCAGCCAGAGAGCCAGGATCTCAAGAAGCTGGGGGAAAGGGTGAACAGTCCCAACTCCCAGAGACAGTTCCCAAGGAGACAGAATCTCCGGAGATACTGGAAGGTAGTCAGCCTGTGGAAACAGCGGAGCCGCAGCAACTTCAAGAAACAGTTGGAGAAAATGAGCAGTCCCAACCTCTAGAAACAGTTCCCAAAGAGAATGCATCTCTGGAAGTGTCGGACGGAAGTCAGTCTGTGGGAGCCGAGGGCAAAAAGCAACTTCAGGAGACGCTAGGGGGAAATGAGCAGTCTCAGCTTCGAGAGACGATTCCCGGAGAGCATGGCGGACCGGAAGTGTCGGATGGAAGTCAGTCTGTGGGAGCCGAGGAAGAGAAGCGACTTCAGGAAATGCTGGGGAAAGATGAGCAGCCCCAGCTTCGAGAGACGGTTCCCAGAGAGCATGGCGGACCGGAAGTGTCGGACGCAAGTCAGTCTGTGGAGACAGCTGTAAAGGCTGATTCACTCCATAAAGCTCCCGAAGGTCCTGGGAACATGGAGAAGATCCAACCTGAAAGAACAGTTGAAAGCATGGAACATCCGGCAGGAATTCTAGAGACAGGGGCAAAGGTGGAAATGGCCAGGAAAATTCACACTAACGAAGAGGACCAACACATTGAAG GTGAGACAGGAGAAACGGTTGAAACAGagatggagagtgagaaagtcAGTGAAGGGGctgaaacaaaagaagaagaaacaggagaAGCCATGGATCTTTCAGCAGCCACGCAGATAGGTATGGATGGAAGGGTGAAGGGACACAGCATGTTAtaa